From one Luteolibacter sp. Y139 genomic stretch:
- a CDS encoding glycoside hydrolase family 32 protein, which yields MRFSLLPLLCIPALSSAAPDVIVADFEGNDFGAWKVSGEAFGKGPVAGSLPDQMPVSGFVGQRLLNGYHGGDDSKGKAESPAFTVERKYLNFLIGGGRFPEETCMDLLSDGKVVRTATGRYDRPGGTEQLEWKSWDVAELAGKTVSLRITDNRTGTWGHINVDQIVQSDAPKTLELKKEFVIGDRYLIWPVTRDTTQKRRFFFTLDGDKEPLLYADICLSNNPDFWVFTDLADHQGRKLTVTGTIPGGLGDAWEKVKISASYPGEESIYQEALRPQYHFSSRRGWLNDPNGLVWKDGSWHLFYQHNPYNHNWDNMTWGHAVSSDLFHWKEMAPGLQPDAEGYMYSGSAVVAPKGSTGLPVKGDALALIYTANGNHSYEPGRTVVQSVAYSEDNGKTFTKFKGNPVVPHVVAENRDPKVFWHAPSKHWVMPLFYDGSDYGIYTSPDMVKWEKTCDYKIPTDGECPDLYELPVDGDAKNTRWVAWGAQGKYMLGSFDGKVFKAESGPHHHYFGAAYAGQTYGNAPGGRRVHIGWMRDGGAGLQGMPFNLQMSLPMDFTLRRQGDGIRLWAEPVKEAEALRASTKEWKDFTYESGQTDPLADFKGGQFEVEAVMDANTSAAEVGFRIFDDHAAIWKPGDRTFSGAEGQQAPVDGKLKVRIFVDTVTMEAFVNGTYVSKYIRQTPGTKPLRLVANGGAVKFDSLKVHTLKSAWKE from the coding sequence ATGCGCTTTTCACTGCTGCCGCTGCTTTGTATTCCCGCCCTGTCTTCTGCTGCGCCCGATGTGATCGTGGCGGATTTCGAGGGGAATGATTTCGGGGCCTGGAAGGTGAGCGGTGAGGCCTTTGGCAAGGGGCCGGTGGCTGGATCGCTGCCGGATCAGATGCCGGTGAGCGGGTTTGTGGGGCAGCGTTTGCTGAACGGATACCATGGAGGGGACGATTCGAAGGGGAAGGCGGAGTCGCCGGCGTTCACGGTGGAGAGGAAGTATCTGAACTTCCTGATTGGAGGAGGTCGCTTTCCGGAGGAGACCTGCATGGATCTCTTGTCGGATGGCAAGGTGGTGCGAACGGCGACGGGTCGCTATGATCGGCCGGGTGGCACGGAGCAGCTGGAGTGGAAGAGCTGGGATGTGGCGGAGTTGGCGGGGAAAACGGTCTCGCTGCGGATCACCGACAATCGGACGGGGACATGGGGGCACATCAATGTGGATCAGATCGTGCAGAGCGACGCGCCGAAGACGCTGGAGCTGAAGAAGGAGTTTGTGATCGGTGATCGGTATTTGATTTGGCCGGTGACGCGGGATACCACGCAGAAGCGCCGGTTCTTTTTCACGCTGGATGGCGACAAGGAGCCGCTGCTCTATGCGGACATCTGCCTCTCTAACAATCCGGACTTCTGGGTTTTCACGGATCTGGCTGACCACCAGGGGCGGAAGCTGACGGTGACGGGCACGATTCCGGGTGGGCTGGGGGATGCGTGGGAGAAGGTGAAGATCAGTGCCAGCTATCCGGGCGAAGAGTCGATCTATCAGGAGGCACTGCGCCCGCAGTACCACTTCAGCAGCCGTCGTGGGTGGCTGAATGATCCGAACGGCCTGGTGTGGAAGGACGGGAGCTGGCACCTTTTCTATCAGCACAATCCGTATAACCACAATTGGGACAACATGACGTGGGGGCATGCGGTGAGCAGCGATCTCTTTCACTGGAAGGAGATGGCGCCGGGGTTGCAGCCGGATGCGGAGGGCTACATGTATTCGGGCTCGGCGGTCGTTGCGCCGAAGGGGAGCACGGGCTTGCCGGTGAAGGGGGATGCGCTGGCGCTGATCTACACGGCGAACGGCAATCACAGCTACGAGCCGGGCCGCACGGTGGTGCAGTCGGTGGCTTACAGCGAGGACAACGGGAAGACCTTCACGAAGTTCAAGGGTAACCCGGTGGTGCCGCATGTGGTGGCGGAGAACCGCGATCCGAAGGTTTTCTGGCATGCGCCTTCCAAGCACTGGGTGATGCCGCTGTTCTACGATGGCAGCGACTACGGGATCTACACGTCGCCGGACATGGTGAAGTGGGAGAAGACGTGCGACTACAAGATCCCGACGGATGGCGAGTGCCCGGATCTCTATGAGCTGCCGGTGGATGGCGATGCGAAGAACACGCGCTGGGTGGCGTGGGGAGCGCAGGGGAAGTATATGCTCGGGAGCTTCGACGGGAAGGTCTTCAAGGCGGAGAGCGGGCCGCATCATCACTACTTCGGCGCGGCTTATGCGGGGCAGACCTATGGCAACGCTCCCGGTGGTCGCCGTGTTCACATCGGGTGGATGCGTGATGGCGGGGCGGGTTTGCAAGGGATGCCCTTTAACCTGCAGATGTCGCTGCCGATGGACTTCACGCTGCGCCGTCAGGGCGATGGGATTCGCCTGTGGGCGGAGCCGGTGAAGGAAGCGGAAGCGCTACGGGCGAGCACCAAGGAGTGGAAGGACTTTACCTATGAGTCCGGCCAGACTGACCCGCTGGCGGACTTCAAGGGTGGGCAGTTCGAGGTGGAGGCGGTGATGGATGCCAACACGTCGGCCGCTGAGGTTGGGTTCCGGATCTTCGACGATCATGCGGCGATCTGGAAGCCGGGTGATCGGACCTTCAGCGGTGCGGAGGGGCAGCAGGCTCCGGTGGACGGGAAGCTGAAGGTGCGGATCTTCGTGGATACGGTGACGATGGAGGCCTTTGTGAATGGGACCTACGTGAGCAAGTATATCCGGCAGACCCCGGGGACGAAGCCGTTGCGGTTGGTGGCGAATGGTGGGGCGGTGAAGTTCGACTCGCTGAAGGTCCACACGTTGAAGTCGGCGTGGAAGGAGTGA
- a CDS encoding sugar phosphate isomerase/epimerase family protein, which yields MLRRHFLATLAAASAPLSLRAQTTGSPLPIKLALKCGMAQFGANLEEKFRILKELGYDGVELDSPGVQNKDEALAASKATGLPIHGVVDSIHWKIRLSDPDASVREEGLKGLLTAIRESHACGGSAVLLVPGVVDAKTNHDDACSRSIEQIHKALPLAAELGIHILIENVWNRMFYTEDGGNSQSAEKLVAYLDQIASPWVGSYFDIGNHQRFAKPAEWIRTLGKRIVKLDCKDWSVKGGFGKIGEGDIDWPDVRKALAEINYTGWATAEVQGGDPNACGEILAQMKKHLLGT from the coding sequence ATGCTCCGCCGCCACTTCCTCGCCACCCTCGCTGCCGCCTCAGCTCCCCTTTCCCTCCGCGCGCAGACGACCGGCTCCCCACTCCCCATCAAGCTCGCCCTCAAATGCGGCATGGCCCAATTCGGCGCCAACCTCGAAGAGAAATTCCGCATCCTCAAGGAACTCGGCTACGACGGTGTGGAACTCGACTCCCCCGGCGTCCAGAACAAGGACGAAGCCCTCGCCGCCTCAAAGGCCACCGGCCTTCCCATCCACGGCGTCGTGGACTCGATCCACTGGAAGATCCGCCTTTCCGATCCCGATGCCTCCGTCCGCGAAGAAGGCCTCAAGGGCCTCCTCACCGCTATCCGCGAGAGCCACGCCTGCGGCGGCTCCGCCGTCCTCCTCGTCCCCGGCGTCGTCGACGCGAAAACCAATCACGACGACGCCTGCTCGCGCTCCATCGAACAAATCCACAAGGCCCTCCCTCTCGCCGCCGAACTCGGCATCCACATCCTCATCGAAAACGTCTGGAACCGCATGTTCTACACCGAGGACGGCGGCAACTCCCAGTCCGCGGAGAAACTCGTCGCCTACCTCGACCAGATCGCCTCCCCATGGGTCGGCTCCTACTTCGACATCGGCAATCACCAGCGCTTCGCCAAGCCCGCCGAATGGATCCGCACCCTCGGCAAGCGCATCGTGAAGCTCGATTGCAAGGACTGGAGCGTCAAAGGCGGCTTCGGCAAGATCGGCGAAGGCGACATCGATTGGCCCGACGTTCGCAAGGCCCTCGCCGAAATCAACTACACCGGCTGGGCCACCGCCGAAGTTCAAGGCGGCGACCCCAACGCCTGCGGCGAGATCCTCGCCCAAATGAAAAAGCACCTGTTAGGCACCTGA
- the tal gene encoding transaldolase: MSATQLDQLKQFTTVVADTGDFESMKAYKPQDATTNPSLILQAAAKPEYKPLVEKAVAEHKGSSLTGDALIESILDRILILFGLEILKIVPGRVSTEVDARLSFDTEGTLAKARHLIDAYAKEGIAKERILIKIASTWEGIKAAEILEKEGIHCNLTLLFSFAQAVACAEAGVQLISPFVGRILDWYKASTGQTYEGDTDPGVISVKQIYTYYKKFGYKTEVMGASFRNTGEITSLAGCDLLTISPGLLAELAASTAPLERRLSPEASASAELTKVTFDEKAFRFALNEDAMATEKTAQGIRAFSADIVKLEKLVQELL, encoded by the coding sequence ATGAGCGCCACGCAACTCGATCAACTCAAGCAGTTCACCACCGTCGTCGCCGACACCGGCGATTTCGAGTCGATGAAGGCCTACAAGCCTCAGGACGCGACCACCAATCCCTCGCTGATCCTCCAGGCCGCCGCCAAGCCGGAATACAAGCCTCTCGTCGAGAAAGCCGTGGCCGAGCACAAAGGCTCCTCCCTCACCGGCGACGCCCTCATCGAGTCCATCCTCGATCGCATCCTCATCCTCTTCGGCCTCGAAATCCTCAAGATCGTCCCCGGCCGCGTCTCGACCGAAGTCGACGCCCGCCTCTCCTTCGATACCGAAGGCACCCTCGCCAAGGCCCGCCACCTCATCGACGCCTACGCCAAGGAAGGCATCGCCAAGGAGCGCATCCTCATCAAGATCGCCTCCACTTGGGAAGGCATCAAGGCCGCCGAGATCCTCGAAAAGGAAGGCATCCACTGCAATCTCACCCTCCTCTTCTCCTTCGCCCAGGCCGTCGCCTGCGCCGAAGCTGGCGTGCAACTCATCTCGCCCTTCGTCGGCCGCATCCTCGATTGGTACAAGGCCTCCACCGGCCAGACCTACGAAGGCGATACCGACCCCGGCGTCATCTCGGTGAAGCAGATCTACACCTACTACAAGAAGTTCGGCTACAAGACCGAAGTCATGGGTGCCTCCTTCCGCAATACCGGCGAAATCACCAGCCTCGCCGGTTGCGACCTGCTCACCATCAGCCCCGGCCTCCTCGCCGAGCTCGCCGCCTCCACCGCTCCGCTTGAGCGCCGCCTCTCCCCGGAAGCCTCCGCCTCCGCCGAACTCACCAAGGTCACCTTCGACGAAAAGGCCTTCCGCTTCGCCCTCAACGAAGACGCCATGGCCACCGAAAAGACCGCCCAAGGCATTCGCGCCTTCTCGGCCGACATCGTGAAGCTGGAGAAGCTCGTCCAAGAGCTGCTCTAA
- the glmM gene encoding phosphoglucosamine mutase gives MKLFGTDGIRGKANEFPITPEVALRAGKAVAQVLRSSGHNRNRVVIGKDTRISGYMLETALTAGLVSMGMDVLLPGPLPTPAIAHLTKSMGAAAGIMLTASHNPYEDNGLKIFGPDGYKLSDALEEIIERHILGDEPEPRPMSPEKIGKAYRIDDARGRYIEFAKHTADNISLHGLKIVVDCGHGAAYFIAPLIFKELGAEVIKHGCEPDGININDKCGALYPETAGGLVRQHGADLGISFDGDADRVIFTDATGTPVSGDRILALAALSLHEQGKLRGSRMACTVMSNLGLHEAMRRAGIEVLTTPVGDRNVIEALREKGGSFGGENSGHLIFADHATTGDGILSALQVLRVMKEKKATLAELAACMREFPQELVNLKVAAKPPLGELAGLQKLMREADAAFGDAGRQLIRYSGTENKIRILVEHRDAETVQEWIEKFTKAVKEDIGVAA, from the coding sequence ATGAAGCTTTTCGGCACCGATGGCATTCGCGGCAAGGCGAACGAGTTCCCGATCACCCCTGAAGTGGCCCTCCGTGCAGGCAAGGCGGTGGCGCAGGTGCTGCGTTCGTCCGGGCATAATCGGAACCGGGTGGTGATCGGCAAGGACACGCGGATTTCCGGCTACATGCTGGAGACGGCGCTGACGGCCGGGCTGGTCTCGATGGGGATGGATGTGCTGCTGCCGGGGCCGCTGCCGACGCCGGCGATCGCTCATTTGACGAAGTCGATGGGTGCGGCGGCGGGGATCATGCTGACGGCTTCGCACAATCCGTATGAGGACAATGGGCTGAAGATTTTCGGGCCGGATGGTTACAAGCTCTCGGACGCGCTGGAGGAGATCATTGAGCGGCACATCCTTGGCGATGAGCCGGAGCCGCGGCCGATGTCGCCGGAGAAGATTGGGAAGGCGTATCGTATCGATGATGCGCGCGGGCGGTATATCGAGTTCGCGAAGCATACGGCGGACAATATCTCGCTGCATGGACTGAAAATCGTGGTCGATTGCGGGCATGGTGCGGCGTATTTCATCGCGCCGCTGATTTTCAAGGAACTCGGGGCGGAGGTGATCAAGCACGGGTGCGAGCCGGATGGGATCAACATCAATGATAAGTGCGGGGCGCTTTATCCGGAGACGGCTGGCGGGTTGGTGCGGCAGCATGGGGCTGATCTTGGCATTTCCTTTGATGGGGATGCGGACCGCGTGATCTTCACCGATGCGACTGGGACGCCGGTTTCAGGGGACCGCATTCTCGCGCTTGCGGCGCTTTCGTTGCATGAGCAGGGGAAGCTTCGCGGGAGTCGCATGGCTTGCACGGTGATGAGCAATCTGGGGCTGCACGAGGCGATGCGTCGTGCGGGGATCGAGGTGCTGACGACGCCGGTGGGTGACCGCAATGTGATCGAGGCGCTGCGGGAGAAGGGTGGATCGTTTGGTGGGGAGAATTCGGGGCATTTGATCTTTGCGGATCATGCGACCACGGGTGATGGGATACTGAGCGCGCTGCAGGTGTTGCGCGTGATGAAGGAGAAGAAGGCGACGCTTGCGGAGCTGGCTGCGTGCATGCGCGAGTTCCCGCAGGAGTTGGTGAATCTGAAGGTGGCGGCGAAGCCGCCGCTGGGTGAGCTGGCTGGCTTGCAGAAGCTGATGAGGGAGGCGGATGCTGCTTTCGGTGATGCGGGGCGTCAGTTGATCCGCTACTCGGGGACCGAGAACAAGATTCGCATTTTGGTGGAGCATCGGGATGCCGAGACCGTGCAGGAGTGGATCGAGAAGTTCACGAAGGCGGTGAAGGAGGACATTGGGGTGGCGGCGTGA
- a CDS encoding DapH/DapD/GlmU-related protein: MPLFTTRDIEDFPIGNILLRDHHAAFAVEGLRTHPHAWLAAEDVALISPATPTLVDERRTPLAWFGDVPNAEKAIVANASFLIIHPWDLLRANELLVGALKEPKIEGDVHPNAVIEGVIHLGAGSKILPGVFIEGNVVIGANCKIGPNCYIRGSTSIGDKCHVGNAVEIKNSILLSNTNVGHLSYVGDSVLGEKVNFGAGTITSNLRHDGKNHRTEVDGVLVDTGRRKFGCIVGDGVHTGINTSIYPGRKLWAGTSTRPGEIVQRDIQSNFQ; the protein is encoded by the coding sequence ATGCCTCTCTTCACCACCCGCGACATCGAGGACTTTCCGATCGGGAACATTCTGCTCCGAGATCATCATGCTGCTTTCGCGGTGGAGGGTTTGCGGACGCATCCGCATGCTTGGTTGGCGGCGGAGGATGTGGCTTTGATTTCTCCGGCGACGCCGACATTGGTGGATGAGCGCCGGACGCCGCTGGCGTGGTTCGGGGATGTGCCGAATGCGGAGAAGGCGATTGTTGCGAATGCGTCTTTCCTGATCATTCATCCGTGGGATTTGCTGCGGGCGAACGAGCTGTTGGTCGGGGCACTCAAGGAGCCGAAGATCGAAGGTGATGTTCATCCGAATGCGGTGATTGAAGGTGTGATTCACCTTGGGGCTGGATCGAAGATTTTGCCCGGGGTTTTCATCGAGGGGAATGTGGTGATCGGAGCGAACTGCAAGATCGGTCCGAATTGCTACATCCGCGGGTCCACTTCGATCGGCGACAAGTGCCATGTGGGCAATGCGGTCGAGATCAAGAACTCGATCCTGCTTTCCAACACGAACGTTGGGCACCTGAGCTACGTTGGGGATTCTGTGCTTGGTGAGAAGGTGAACTTCGGTGCGGGTACGATCACTTCGAACCTACGGCACGATGGGAAGAATCATCGGACCGAGGTGGATGGGGTGCTTGTGGATACGGGCCGGCGGAAGTTTGGATGTATCGTCGGCGATGGGGTTCACACGGGGATCAACACTTCCATTTATCCCGGTCGCAAATTGTGGGCGGGCACTAGCACCCGTCCGGGCGAGATCGTGCAGCGGGATATTCAAAGC